A single genomic interval of Balaenoptera musculus isolate JJ_BM4_2016_0621 chromosome 14, mBalMus1.pri.v3, whole genome shotgun sequence harbors:
- the LOC118879808 gene encoding LOW QUALITY PROTEIN: WW domain binding protein 1-like (The sequence of the model RefSeq protein was modified relative to this genomic sequence to represent the inferred CDS: inserted 2 bases in 2 codons) has product MERRRLLGGMADLLLQALPSPLSARAEPLQDKETCVGTNNQSYICDTGHCCEQSQCCNYYYELWWFWLVWTIIILSYCCVCHHHRAKHRLQAQQQQPEINLKAYWEAHNYSALPFYFRFLPNYLLPPYEEVVNRPPTPPPPYSAFQLQQLPTQCGPTGGSPPGANPTRGSQEAQSSPLPXPSRSSTRPPSIADPEPSNMSADPAATKAPGMEPSGSVAGLGEVDPGTFLDKDSECKEELLKEYSSEQGGALPDSKDKTPGRKHSFTGDSGNEVCVHNWGHHDDDLKEFNVLIDDALDGPLDFCDSCHVRLPGDEEEGLCQPSEEQAXAGHPHLPRLPACLLLNTINEQDSPDSQSSSSPS; this is encoded by the exons atggagaggagaaggCTCCTGGGTGGCATGGCGGACCTGCTCCTCCAGGCACTGCCCAGCCCCCTGTCAGCCAGGGCTGAACCCCTGCAGGATAAGGAAACCTGCGTGGGTACTAACAATCAAAGCTACATCTGTGACACAGGACACTGCTGTGAACAGTCTCAGTGCTGCAACTACTACTATGAACTCTGGTGGTTCTGGCTCGTGTGGACCATCATCATCCTGAGCTACTGCTGCGTGTGCCACCACCACCGAGCCAAGCACCGCCTTCAGGCCCAACAGCAGCAACCTGAAATCAACCTGAAAGCCTACTGGGAAGCCCACAATTACTCAGCGCTGCCATTTTATTTCAGGTTTTTGCCAAACTATTTACTACCTCCTTATGAGGAAGTGGTGAACCGACCTCCAACTCCTCCCCCACCATACAGTGCCTTCCAGCTCCAGCAGCTGCCTACACAGTGTGGCCCTACAGGCGGCAGCCCCCCGGGCGCCAATCCCACCAGGGGCTCCCAGGAGGCTCAGAGCAGCCCCTTGC GGCCCAGCAGAAGCAGCACGCGACCCCCAAGCATCGCTGACCCTGAGCCCTCCAACATGTCAGCAGACCCAGCAGCCACCAAAGCCCCTGGGATGGAGCCCAGCGGCTCTGTGGCCGGCCTGGGGGAGGTGGACCCTGGGACCTTCCTGGACAAGGATTCCGAATGTAAGGAGGAGCTGCTGAAAGAGTATAGCTCCGAGCAGGGCGGCGCCCTCCCTGACAGCAAAGACAAGACACCCGGCAGAAAAcacagcttcacaggtgactcGGGCAACGAGGTGTGTGTGCACAACTGGGGCCACCATGATGACGACCTCAAAGAGTTCAACGTGCTCATCGACGATGCTCTGGACGGGCCCCTGGACTTCTGCGACAGCTGCCACGTGCGGCTCCCTGGCGACGAGGAGGAAGGGCTCTGCCAGCCCTCTGAGGAGCAGG TGGCCGGGCACCCACACCTGCCGcggctgcctgcctgcctgctgctGAACACCATCAATGAGCAGGACTCCCCAGACTCCCAGAGCAGCAGCTCCCCCAGCTAG
- the LOC118879810 gene encoding ADP-ribosylation factor-like protein 2-binding protein produces MDALEEESFALSFSSASDAEFDAVVGYLEDIIMDDEFQLLQRSFMDKYYQEFEDTEENKLAYTPIFNEYISLVEKYIEEQLLERIPGFNMAAFTTTLQHHKDEVAGDIFDMLLTFTDFLAFKEMFLDYRAEKEGWGLDLSSGLVVTSLCKSSVTASQNNLRP; encoded by the coding sequence ATGGACGCCCTAGAGGAAGAGAGCTTCGCGCTGTCCTTCTCTTCCGCCTCTGATGCAGAATTTGATGCTGTGGTTGGATATTTAGAAGACATTATCATGGATGATGAGTTCCAGTTATTACAGAGGAGTTTCATGGACAAGTACTACCAGGAGTTTGAAGACACGGAAGAGAATAAGCTCGCCTACACacctatttttaatgaatatatttctttGGTAGAAAAGTATATAGAAGAACAGCTGTTGGAGCGGATTCCTGGATTTAACATGGCGGCTTTCACTACAACTTTACAGCACCATAAAGATGAAGTGGCCGGTGACATTTTCGACATGCTGCTCACGTTTACGGATTTTCTggcttttaaagaaatgtttctggACTATAGAGCAGAAAAAGAAGGCTGGGGACTGGACTTAAGCAGCGGTTTAGTGGTGACTTCATTGTGCAAATCTTCTGTGACAGCTTCCCAGAACAATCTGCGGCCCTAG